A portion of the Halalkalicoccus subterraneus genome contains these proteins:
- a CDS encoding PH domain-containing protein → MSELPRRFGGSDWLDLGPDEEILWAGHPSLVSYAGTFAAGVALVVLGTVGSLALDSYGIVGVLCVVAGLGLIALTHLRRISTGYVITSSEVYHKEGLVSRDVTQIRYERIQNTSFSQSVLERALSYGDVIITSAGTGEVEITLHNVPDPARLKRLLSEQLDDVYAQDRAPAGSPARSDI, encoded by the coding sequence ATGAGCGAACTACCGCGTCGCTTCGGCGGGAGCGACTGGCTCGATCTCGGGCCCGACGAGGAGATCCTGTGGGCCGGCCACCCGAGTCTCGTCTCCTACGCCGGGACGTTCGCCGCCGGCGTCGCGCTCGTCGTTCTCGGGACCGTCGGGTCGCTGGCGCTCGACTCCTACGGTATCGTCGGCGTTCTTTGCGTCGTCGCCGGCCTCGGGCTGATCGCGCTGACACACCTCCGGCGGATCTCGACGGGCTACGTCATCACGAGTTCCGAGGTCTACCACAAGGAAGGGCTGGTCTCGCGGGACGTCACCCAGATCCGCTACGAGCGGATCCAGAACACCTCCTTCAGCCAGTCGGTGCTCGAACGCGCGCTCTCGTACGGTGACGTGATCATCACCAGTGCGGGCACCGGCGAGGTCGAGATCACGCTCCATAACGTGCCCGACCCCGCGCGGCTGAAGCGGCTGTTGAGCGAACAGCTCGACGACGTCTACGCACAGGATCGCGCACCCGCTGGCTCGCCCGCGCGATCCGACATCTGA
- a CDS encoding carbohydrate ABC transporter permease, whose protein sequence is MSTERHNRGRLAPVIDWMENLSEAAYAYLLLAPAFAILAVVAFYPLASTFWISFLENQTRGAASVGGFVGFQNYIDILTGDVRLARQFLDIQLTGSFPFIEPGVGLFQQALFVTLAFAILNVLFTTLIGFGQALVLDKDFRGRRWVRVAVILPWAVPIVIQGMIFFLIFQPTVGFGTDLMNSLGLFSANPLASSQDSFFIVLIADVWKTSAFMALLILAGLQSVDRSLYDVAKVSGASAWQRFRLITLPLALPAVLVAMLFRTMEAMRIYGLIESTAGCTTVPSMTCMVVEAMFGGTRIYGTAAAVAFMTAAIIGVFISIYLVKFRDTDGGIY, encoded by the coding sequence ATGTCGACTGAAAGACACAATCGTGGACGGCTCGCGCCCGTCATCGACTGGATGGAGAACCTGAGCGAGGCCGCCTACGCCTACCTGCTGTTGGCCCCGGCGTTCGCGATACTGGCAGTCGTCGCGTTCTACCCGTTGGCCTCGACGTTCTGGATATCGTTCCTCGAGAACCAAACCCGGGGTGCCGCGTCGGTCGGCGGGTTCGTCGGTTTCCAGAACTACATCGATATTCTGACCGGCGACGTCCGCCTCGCCCGGCAGTTCCTCGACATCCAGCTCACCGGCAGCTTCCCCTTCATCGAGCCCGGCGTTGGGCTCTTCCAGCAGGCGTTGTTCGTCACACTGGCATTCGCGATCCTGAACGTGCTGTTCACGACGCTGATCGGGTTCGGACAAGCACTGGTCCTCGATAAGGACTTCCGGGGTCGCCGCTGGGTCCGCGTGGCGGTCATCCTCCCGTGGGCGGTGCCGATCGTCATCCAAGGGATGATCTTCTTCCTGATCTTCCAGCCGACGGTCGGATTCGGCACGGATCTGATGAATTCTCTTGGACTGTTCAGTGCCAATCCACTTGCGAGCAGTCAGGACTCGTTCTTCATCGTCCTGATCGCCGACGTCTGGAAGACATCGGCGTTCATGGCGCTGTTGATCCTCGCGGGCCTCCAGAGCGTCGACCGGAGCCTCTACGACGTCGCGAAGGTCTCGGGGGCCTCGGCATGGCAGCGCTTCAGGCTGATCACGCTCCCGCTGGCGTTGCCGGCGGTCTTGGTCGCGATGCTGTTCCGGACGATGGAGGCGATGCGAATCTACGGGCTGATCGAATCGACCGCGGGCTGTACGACCGTCCCGTCGATGACCTGTATGGTCGTCGAGGCGATGTTCGGCGGGACGCGCATCTACGGCACCGCGGCCGCGGTGGCGTTCATGACGGCGGCGATCATCGGGGTGTTCATTTCGATCTACCTCGTCAAGTTCAGAGACACCGACGGAGGGATTTACTGA
- a CDS encoding substrate-binding domain-containing protein, translated as MGRGSNRRRSGVSRRTFVKAAGASGVTAGSLGLAGCLGSADQDAIIIHADTDFQNISGELQQAAWEAGLDDSISFEVRAAANNTEQRRQDIQSALQAGRAPPDIFMMDSGWTIPFILREQTLNLTEHFSDEILNRIEETYLDAAVQTARNPETGDLNALPLFPDFAVMVYRKDLVEQAGYDPEGENWATESLSWQEFSQVVADTRDQHDLEYGFTTQASAYEGLSCCTFNETMSGWGGAYFGTLDNLFEAGDRPITVEEEEVLDTIRMMRAFMYGQDDEHALEGYEQIAPTSIVQWTEDTSLGPFANGNAVANRNWPAFAIAETATEDAFGDAIGAMPIPYGVTPEEASHDGLGGTCTALGGWHLAINPNTERIDECVQLLEALTAENAQLTLYEEGTWFPPNLDLLETDEAQQIEPLNRYIDTFQTLGENAVPRPVTDIWAEQGAVIAIEVHNAYTQEKTPEQAMSDLKDRLQDSEQDVGN; from the coding sequence ATGGGTCGAGGGAGCAATAGACGACGTTCCGGGGTATCGAGACGCACGTTCGTCAAGGCAGCCGGGGCTTCCGGTGTCACGGCCGGATCGCTCGGCCTTGCGGGGTGTCTCGGGAGTGCCGACCAGGACGCGATCATCATTCACGCCGATACGGACTTCCAGAACATCAGCGGCGAACTGCAGCAAGCGGCCTGGGAGGCGGGGCTCGACGACTCGATCTCCTTCGAGGTCCGTGCGGCCGCCAACAACACCGAACAGCGCCGACAGGACATCCAGTCGGCGCTCCAGGCGGGGCGAGCACCGCCGGACATCTTCATGATGGACTCGGGATGGACGATCCCATTCATCCTCCGCGAACAGACGCTCAACTTGACCGAACATTTCTCGGACGAGATCCTGAACCGCATCGAGGAGACCTACCTCGATGCGGCGGTTCAGACGGCGAGAAATCCGGAAACCGGTGATCTCAACGCTCTGCCGCTGTTTCCGGACTTCGCTGTGATGGTCTATCGGAAGGACCTCGTCGAACAGGCGGGCTACGATCCCGAGGGCGAAAACTGGGCGACCGAGTCACTGTCCTGGCAGGAGTTCTCACAGGTCGTCGCCGACACGCGCGACCAGCACGACCTCGAATACGGGTTTACGACGCAGGCGTCGGCCTACGAGGGGCTCTCGTGTTGTACGTTCAACGAGACGATGTCGGGATGGGGCGGCGCGTACTTCGGTACTCTCGACAACCTCTTCGAGGCCGGCGACCGCCCCATCACCGTGGAGGAAGAGGAAGTGCTCGATACGATCCGCATGATGCGAGCGTTCATGTACGGTCAGGACGACGAGCACGCCCTCGAGGGCTACGAACAGATCGCACCCACTTCGATCGTCCAGTGGACGGAGGACACGTCGCTGGGCCCCTTTGCGAACGGCAACGCCGTGGCCAACCGTAACTGGCCCGCCTTTGCGATCGCCGAGACGGCCACCGAGGACGCGTTCGGCGATGCGATCGGCGCGATGCCGATCCCCTACGGCGTCACTCCCGAGGAGGCGTCCCACGACGGGCTCGGTGGGACCTGTACCGCCCTCGGCGGCTGGCATCTGGCGATCAACCCCAACACCGAGCGAATCGACGAGTGCGTCCAGTTGCTCGAGGCCCTCACCGCCGAGAACGCCCAACTGACGCTGTACGAGGAGGGAACGTGGTTCCCCCCCAACCTCGACTTACTGGAAACCGATGAGGCCCAGCAGATCGAGCCGTTGAACCGGTATATCGATACGTTCCAGACGCTCGGCGAGAACGCAGTTCCGCGGCCGGTGACCGACATTTGGGCGGAACAGGGTGCGGTGATCGCCATCGAGGTTCACAACGCCTACACCCAGGAGAAGACGCCCGAACAGGCGATGAGCGACCTGAAAGACCGGCTTCAAGACAGCGAACAGGACGTGGGGAACTAA
- a CDS encoding carbohydrate ABC transporter permease encodes MATETETAETGSNEQGAERDSGPFERWVGDSISDPGRAYRPLFWLVTIFFLVTTLFPFYWLLMVALTPEGQLQDVWLTPNGFNPGVFIEVFEILPFHRYMFNSFVIATVSTIVVLLVASLAGYVFGRLSFPGKGPLMLLVLLVSFFPPAAFFIPLNDLFNTSVSILEPVLSNGSLYNTPFALVIPLSAIYMPLAIFILTTFYSQIPDGLEDAARVEGTTRLGALFRVIVPLSAPGVATAGVLTFIGVYNEFFFSFLMTDGQPQNWAPILDGILGFQGQYQTLYNAMAAASIIGVLPMAILVVVAQEKIVSGLTAGGLKE; translated from the coding sequence ATGGCAACGGAAACCGAGACGGCGGAGACGGGATCGAACGAACAGGGTGCCGAGCGCGATTCGGGGCCGTTCGAGCGATGGGTCGGCGACTCGATCTCCGATCCTGGACGGGCCTACCGGCCGTTGTTCTGGCTCGTGACGATCTTCTTCCTCGTCACGACGCTGTTCCCGTTCTATTGGCTGTTGATGGTTGCGCTCACCCCTGAGGGCCAGCTCCAGGACGTCTGGCTGACGCCCAACGGGTTCAATCCCGGCGTGTTCATCGAGGTGTTCGAGATCCTGCCGTTCCACCGCTACATGTTCAACAGCTTCGTGATCGCGACGGTCTCGACGATCGTCGTGTTGCTCGTCGCGAGTTTAGCGGGCTACGTCTTCGGTCGGCTCTCGTTTCCCGGCAAGGGCCCCCTCATGTTGCTCGTGTTGCTGGTGTCGTTTTTCCCGCCGGCGGCGTTTTTCATCCCGCTCAACGACCTGTTCAACACGAGCGTCTCGATCCTCGAACCGGTCCTCTCGAACGGCAGCCTCTACAACACGCCGTTCGCGCTCGTCATCCCGCTGTCGGCGATCTATATGCCCCTCGCGATCTTCATCCTCACTACCTTCTACAGCCAGATCCCCGACGGGTTAGAGGACGCCGCGCGCGTCGAGGGAACGACCCGGCTCGGCGCGCTGTTCCGAGTGATCGTTCCGCTTTCGGCCCCTGGGGTCGCCACCGCGGGCGTGCTCACCTTCATCGGCGTCTACAACGAGTTCTTCTTCTCGTTTCTGATGACCGACGGACAGCCCCAGAACTGGGCGCCGATCCTCGACGGGATCCTCGGATTCCAGGGACAGTACCAGACGTTGTACAACGCGATGGCCGCGGCCTCGATCATCGGTGTGTTGCCGATGGCGATCCTCGTGGTCGTCGCACAGGAGAAGATCGTCAGCGGACTGACGGCGGGCGGCCTCAAGGAGTAA